From the genome of Chitinispirillales bacterium ANBcel5, one region includes:
- a CDS encoding YaiI/YqxD family protein yields the protein MLHIYVDADACPVKEEVYRVAQRYGLEVTLVANSWMRTPNYHWLRLVVVKDDKLDAADDWIAEQAGEGDIVVTADIPLASRCLKNGALVTGCTGREFREDTIGDALASRELMSELRESGFQMGGPPPFQKKDRSRFLQKLDEMIQRVRRSQS from the coding sequence ATGTTACATATATATGTAGACGCAGACGCATGTCCGGTAAAAGAGGAGGTGTACAGAGTTGCCCAGCGCTATGGGTTAGAGGTAACACTGGTGGCTAACTCATGGATGCGAACACCAAATTACCACTGGTTACGGCTGGTGGTGGTTAAAGATGATAAACTTGACGCGGCTGATGACTGGATTGCTGAGCAGGCAGGAGAGGGAGATATCGTGGTGACGGCTGATATTCCGCTTGCGTCACGTTGTCTTAAAAACGGTGCGTTGGTTACAGGCTGCACCGGCCGTGAATTCAGGGAGGATACCATTGGAGACGCACTGGCGTCCCGAGAGCTAATGTCTGAGTTGCGTGAAAGCGGTTTTCAAATGGGTGGTCCGCCACCTTTTCAGAAAAAAGACCGCTCGCGGTTTTTGCAAAAACTCGATGAGATGATCCAAAGAGTACGCAGGTCGCAGAGTTGA
- a CDS encoding S41 family peptidase — protein MVKVVFALLIIQLLYSCNSLLGPDPEHTPVEAFETIWKEIDYSYAYFDRNDVSWDSLYNLYRPMVNENTTREELNDILDEMLGSLNDKHLVVIDYSFTEIDSAQFEEMFGNLPPYDHHRYYFFPKRWGNNWIQSVFITGRIMNANVGYIYIPTMESYADTYSELATIMDSIIVDFAETEGIIIDIRGNGGGKKKFIETVAARFVDTTRNYAKSRFRNGPGHNSFTDYNYHTVTPSKNPYRKPVVLLTDSSTGSAAEWFTVALRECPHVIHAGSKTAGTFGSITYKWMPYDYLLSVTVAQVKALDVPEVQGYGIDPHVTLEQRFPDHPERDSMIEDAIELIREHSSKIIAKYGK, from the coding sequence ATGGTAAAGGTTGTATTCGCGCTCTTAATTATTCAACTTTTGTATAGTTGCAACTCTCTTCTTGGCCCGGATCCCGAACATACACCTGTTGAAGCGTTTGAGACTATCTGGAAAGAAATTGACTACAGTTACGCCTATTTCGATCGCAACGATGTTAGTTGGGACAGTTTATATAATCTATACCGGCCAATGGTGAATGAAAATACAACCAGAGAAGAGCTTAACGATATACTCGATGAAATGTTGGGCAGCTTAAATGACAAACATCTGGTTGTGATCGATTACAGTTTCACCGAAATTGATTCTGCCCAGTTTGAAGAAATGTTTGGTAATCTGCCTCCTTATGATCACCATCGTTACTATTTCTTCCCGAAAAGGTGGGGAAATAACTGGATTCAAAGTGTATTTATCACCGGTCGCATAATGAACGCAAACGTCGGCTATATCTATATACCCACCATGGAATCGTATGCGGATACTTACTCTGAATTGGCAACAATCATGGACAGCATAATAGTAGATTTTGCAGAAACAGAGGGTATAATTATAGATATACGGGGAAATGGTGGAGGTAAAAAAAAATTTATTGAGACCGTTGCCGCCCGTTTTGTTGATACCACCAGAAACTATGCAAAAAGCAGGTTTCGAAATGGTCCCGGTCACAATTCATTTACCGACTATAACTATCATACAGTTACTCCATCAAAGAACCCCTATCGCAAGCCAGTGGTACTACTTACCGATTCGTCTACAGGTAGTGCGGCAGAATGGTTTACCGTAGCGTTGCGGGAGTGTCCACACGTAATTCACGCAGGATCTAAAACAGCCGGAACATTTGGCAGTATAACATATAAGTGGATGCCCTACGATTACCTACTCAGTGTAACAGTTGCACAGGTAAAAGCTTTGGATGTACCCGAAGTTCAGGGGTATGGAATAGATCCTCACGTTACTTTAGAGCAAAGGTTCCCTGACCATCCGGAACGCGATTCGATGATTGAGGACGCTATTGAACTTATAAGAGAACACAGTTCAAAAATCATTGCAAAATACGGCAAGTGA